One window of Nostoc sp. C052 genomic DNA carries:
- a CDS encoding phosphoketolase gives MTAISAKASSALPNFSEGIQYFGEALPDFETYGATPAIESGKIAIASPTEPNAVYQTLLAADALRYLTLQVTGSKASGHPGGFASQAEAYASLVMLGYKNIITEVGHHAPGFYSAMFLDRSLEDMGIFTVQQLRDRFREKHGLLGHLSGYIPGILAPAGPLGQGQHFAMAAALLHKDKLFPFTVGDGGLGEPYIVSAIAHFHTAYPAVTNFLPILVWNGYSQEHHSMVSLKTNEQMQAYWQGNGFDEVVLVDAKDFDDQNQSGDYVDSTAFSFEKRLAFTQAVLSGVDKAARFALGGKLTVFIIKQLKGAGVHARGAKSHNLYPKDTLDAPHIISALQTRALSAEAWQLVRTNAERAGGGPAAKTVVTEFEFPLPELGELPLEEYAVGGEPKVSTTAMGRLVGIVGNKDRNFLVTNADGNEASGIANINQALKIIHPTTDDLYFQAPNGQVYEPLSEDACAGLAAGLALMGARTLWCSYESFAINGLPIWQTVTQAMAELRRPTPSTITLFTAGALEQGRNGWTHQRPEIEAYFASLMRNGNVFPLFPPDANSIQACYDWALKTKNKGIVITASKSPLPIRTTLEQTRQGLRDGAVLLHEVAGDKQVVFAVIGDLTLIPVFEAAAFLETEGIGVKIVSVINPRQLYRSHDTAWDTCSEPEGGFLDDAAFAELFDGDALIAVTGGAAGMLEPILLRSTAKRDTFAWKRGETTASAGELMAFNGLTAEALTKRAIALVH, from the coding sequence ATGACTGCAATCTCCGCAAAAGCATCTTCAGCGCTTCCCAATTTTTCTGAAGGGATTCAATATTTTGGTGAAGCGTTACCAGATTTTGAAACTTATGGTGCTACACCTGCTATTGAGTCGGGCAAAATAGCGATCGCATCTCCCACAGAACCAAATGCAGTATATCAAACTTTACTTGCTGCCGATGCCTTACGCTACCTGACTTTACAAGTTACTGGTAGTAAAGCTTCTGGGCATCCTGGCGGATTTGCCAGCCAAGCAGAAGCTTACGCATCTCTTGTCATGCTGGGATACAAGAACATTATTACCGAAGTCGGACACCACGCCCCCGGATTTTATAGTGCTATGTTCTTGGATCGTTCGCTAGAGGATATGGGAATTTTTACAGTCCAACAACTGCGCGATCGCTTCCGAGAAAAGCACGGACTTTTAGGACACCTTTCTGGTTACATTCCCGGTATTCTCGCACCTGCGGGGCCTTTGGGACAAGGGCAACACTTTGCAATGGCAGCTGCACTGTTGCACAAAGATAAGTTATTCCCCTTTACAGTTGGGGATGGTGGATTGGGTGAGCCTTATATTGTAAGTGCGATCGCACATTTCCATACTGCTTATCCTGCTGTCACCAACTTTTTACCGATATTGGTGTGGAACGGTTACAGCCAAGAACATCACAGCATGGTTTCCCTGAAAACCAATGAACAGATGCAGGCATATTGGCAAGGTAACGGTTTTGATGAAGTGGTGTTAGTGGATGCCAAAGATTTCGACGATCAAAACCAGTCAGGGGATTACGTTGATAGTACCGCCTTTTCCTTTGAGAAACGCCTAGCATTTACTCAAGCAGTACTTTCGGGTGTAGATAAAGCAGCGCGTTTTGCATTGGGTGGTAAACTTACCGTCTTCATTATTAAACAACTCAAAGGTGCAGGAGTTCACGCGCGGGGTGCAAAATCTCACAACCTCTATCCTAAAGACACGCTGGACGCGCCACATATTATTAGTGCATTGCAAACCCGTGCTTTATCTGCCGAAGCTTGGCAATTAGTCAGAACAAATGCCGAACGCGCCGGTGGTGGCCCAGCAGCAAAAACTGTAGTGACAGAATTTGAATTTCCATTGCCAGAATTAGGCGAATTACCTTTAGAAGAATATGCAGTTGGTGGCGAACCAAAAGTTTCCACAACCGCAATGGGACGATTGGTAGGAATCGTTGGAAATAAAGATCGGAATTTTCTAGTCACCAACGCCGATGGTAATGAAGCATCTGGAATTGCCAACATCAACCAAGCATTAAAGATTATCCACCCCACAACCGATGACTTATATTTCCAAGCACCAAACGGACAAGTTTATGAACCATTGAGTGAAGATGCTTGTGCCGGTTTAGCTGCGGGTTTGGCGTTAATGGGTGCGAGAACTTTGTGGTGTTCTTACGAATCTTTTGCCATCAACGGATTACCAATTTGGCAAACTGTAACCCAAGCAATGGCAGAATTGCGCCGTCCAACTCCTTCGACTATTACTTTATTCACAGCAGGTGCATTAGAGCAAGGGCGCAACGGTTGGACTCACCAACGTCCTGAAATTGAAGCTTACTTTGCTTCCTTGATGCGAAATGGTAATGTTTTCCCATTATTTCCTCCCGATGCTAATAGTATTCAAGCCTGTTATGACTGGGCGTTGAAAACTAAGAATAAGGGAATTGTGATAACTGCAAGTAAATCGCCATTGCCAATTCGCACAACTTTAGAACAAACTCGTCAAGGGTTGCGAGATGGTGCGGTGCTATTACATGAAGTTGCTGGTGATAAGCAAGTTGTATTTGCTGTAATTGGCGATTTAACATTAATACCAGTATTTGAAGCTGCTGCTTTCTTAGAAACTGAAGGTATTGGTGTCAAGATTGTTTCTGTGATCAATCCTCGGCAATTGTACCGTAGCCATGATACTGCTTGGGATACTTGTTCTGAACCCGAAGGCGGTTTCTTGGATGATGCAGCATTTGCCGAATTATTTGATGGTGATGCGTTAATTGCTGTTACTGGTGGTGCAGCGGGGATGCTAGAACCAATTTTGTTACGGAGTACAGCCAAGCGCGACACCTTTGCGTGGAAGCGTGGCGAAACTACAGCCAGTGCTGGCGAGTTGATGGCATTTAATGGATTGACTGCGGAAGCGTTAACGAAGAGGGCGATCGCGTTAGTGCATTAA
- a CDS encoding cytochrome P450, translating to MKFPNGPQTPAVVQMLRWIANPMSFMEACAKSYGEIFTLRLDKNLPPLVIVSNPQAQQQILTNDTKELEAPGDLNDVFEPLLGKHSVITISGAEHQRQRQLLMPPFHGERMRNYSEVITDVTKQVISQYQIGKPFNIRSVTQAITLRVIMQAVFGLYEGPRAEKLQHFLGDLLEKASSRLSVALLYFPALQRDFGPINFWGNQMRLQQEADELIYEEIRERREQPDSSRTDILSLLMAARDEAGQPMTDEELRDELMTLLVAGHETTATALAWALYWIHKIPSVRQKLLQELDSLGNNPDPSTVFKLPYLNAVCSETLRIYPVGILTFPRKVRTTISLGGYELEPGTVLIGSIYLTHHREDIYPESKQFKPERFLERQFSAYEYLPFGGGARRCIGLAFAQLEMKLALAQILSSKELQLVNKGEVRPKRRGLVTGPDRPIEMVVTSQRQVKPSILQTTTV from the coding sequence ATGAAATTCCCAAACGGCCCACAAACTCCAGCAGTCGTGCAGATGCTTCGCTGGATTGCTAATCCAATGTCATTTATGGAGGCTTGTGCTAAAAGCTATGGCGAGATTTTTACTCTCAGATTAGACAAAAATCTTCCTCCTTTGGTGATTGTCAGCAACCCCCAAGCGCAACAGCAAATTTTAACAAATGATACCAAGGAATTAGAAGCACCTGGCGATCTGAATGATGTGTTTGAACCTTTGCTGGGAAAGCATTCTGTGATTACCATCAGCGGCGCAGAACACCAGCGTCAACGTCAGTTGTTAATGCCTCCCTTTCATGGCGAAAGAATGCGGAACTATAGCGAGGTGATTACCGATGTCACCAAGCAAGTTATCAGCCAATACCAGATAGGTAAACCCTTTAATATTCGGTCTGTAACTCAAGCTATTACCCTACGAGTGATTATGCAGGCTGTATTTGGTCTATATGAAGGACCTCGCGCCGAAAAACTACAACATTTTTTGGGCGATCTTTTAGAAAAGGCCAGTTCTCGCTTAAGTGTGGCTTTGCTTTATTTTCCAGCTTTGCAAAGGGATTTTGGCCCGATTAACTTCTGGGGAAACCAGATGCGCCTTCAGCAAGAAGCTGACGAACTCATCTACGAGGAAATTCGGGAACGTCGAGAACAACCAGATTCATCACGCACAGATATTCTTAGCTTACTCATGGCTGCTAGAGATGAAGCAGGTCAACCGATGACTGATGAAGAGTTGCGCGATGAATTGATGACTTTGTTAGTCGCCGGTCACGAAACCACAGCAACAGCCTTAGCATGGGCCTTATACTGGATTCACAAAATACCATCAGTGCGCCAAAAGCTACTGCAAGAATTAGATAGCTTGGGTAATAATCCAGACCCCAGCACCGTTTTTAAATTACCTTATCTCAACGCTGTTTGTTCCGAGACATTACGAATTTATCCAGTTGGTATACTAACTTTTCCCAGAAAAGTTAGAACAACGATATCGCTAGGTGGTTATGAATTAGAACCAGGTACAGTCCTAATTGGTTCTATTTATTTAACCCACCACCGAGAAGATATTTATCCAGAATCTAAGCAGTTTAAACCAGAACGTTTTTTAGAACGGCAATTTTCCGCTTATGAATATTTACCCTTTGGGGGTGGTGCAAGGCGTTGTATTGGCCTAGCATTTGCTCAGTTGGAAATGAAGTTAGCACTTGCTCAAATCCTTTCTAGTAAAGAATTACAACTAGTTAATAAAGGTGAAGTGCGACCTAAACGCCGTGGTTTAGTGACAGGCCCAGATCGTCCCATTGAGATGGTTGTTACGAGTCAACGTCAGGTGAAGCCTTCCATTCTACAGACAACCACTGTTTAA
- a CDS encoding alpha/beta fold hydrolase → MKDWWQATFPKGRQNLIITDAKGYPIQIAYGEKGKGKPLILLHGMGSWSYNWRHSIAPLSKHYRVICFDAKGFGFSEKPLFRREHSGHQVIEFKRVIQALCDEPAVIVAESLGGLVALALAQENPQLIARLVVVNVPVFTEYLPHWAMWLLAQTPLEIMQTIDSLRLAYLFAPLFREIMAIERRGVLFDPSILTQEDVYWITYPFIELPGTIAKVAEELQIAAQEIENWQAKKPNMLTKIQNNLSAIKCPTLVLWGEQDSWFPPSHGEKLHQHIPNSKLQILPNCCHDASSGAFEVLNAAILKFLRDTNF, encoded by the coding sequence ATGAAAGATTGGTGGCAAGCTACTTTTCCTAAAGGGCGGCAAAATCTAATTATTACTGATGCTAAAGGGTATCCTATACAAATTGCTTATGGCGAAAAAGGTAAAGGTAAACCGCTAATTTTATTACATGGTATGGGGAGTTGGAGCTATAATTGGCGACACAGCATAGCACCATTATCTAAACATTATCGGGTAATTTGTTTTGATGCTAAAGGTTTTGGTTTTTCTGAAAAACCATTATTTCGTAGAGAACATAGTGGGCATCAAGTTATTGAGTTTAAAAGAGTTATTCAGGCATTATGTGATGAACCCGCAGTAATTGTGGCTGAATCTCTAGGGGGATTAGTTGCCCTTGCCCTTGCTCAAGAAAATCCGCAATTAATCGCGCGGCTTGTAGTAGTAAACGTACCTGTTTTTACCGAATATCTACCCCATTGGGCTATGTGGTTACTAGCCCAAACGCCTTTAGAAATAATGCAAACAATTGACTCCTTACGTCTGGCATATCTGTTTGCACCTCTATTTAGAGAAATTATGGCAATAGAAAGACGTGGGGTGTTATTTGATCCCTCAATCCTGACACAAGAAGATGTCTATTGGATCACTTACCCGTTTATTGAATTGCCTGGTACAATTGCAAAAGTTGCCGAAGAGTTACAAATAGCCGCGCAAGAAATTGAGAATTGGCAAGCAAAAAAGCCAAATATGCTCACCAAAATTCAAAATAACCTGAGTGCAATTAAGTGTCCTACACTAGTTTTGTGGGGTGAACAAGATAGTTGGTTTCCTCCTAGTCATGGTGAAAAATTGCATCAGCATATCCCCAATTCCAAATTACAGATTTTGCCTAACTGCTGTCATGATGCCTCAAGTGGTGCTTTTGAAGTACTGAATGCAGCTATTCTTAAGTTTTTACGTGATACTAATTTTTAG
- a CDS encoding DUF4112 domain-containing protein encodes MSDSPPRFSMIEPDAKAPTLKRLRQLSRLLDNIITIPGTKIGFGLDPIIGLIPIGGDFLGVMFSSYIILEAARLGVSRATLGKMVLNVIIDGLVGTVPVLGDFFDFAWRANTNNIKLLEEYLKFPSEQKSADRWFILAVLVGLLLISIVLVALPVILIRILWNALTGG; translated from the coding sequence ATGTCTGATTCTCCTCCTCGATTTTCGATGATTGAACCTGATGCCAAAGCACCCACCTTAAAGCGCCTGCGTCAGCTAAGTCGGCTTCTGGATAATATTATTACCATTCCTGGTACAAAGATTGGTTTTGGTCTAGATCCAATCATCGGACTCATACCTATTGGTGGTGATTTTTTGGGAGTTATGTTTTCTAGCTACATCATCCTAGAAGCAGCGCGGTTGGGTGTATCTAGAGCCACATTAGGTAAAATGGTTTTAAATGTGATCATTGATGGCTTGGTAGGCACTGTTCCAGTTTTGGGAGACTTTTTTGATTTTGCCTGGAGAGCTAACACTAATAATATCAAGCTATTAGAAGAGTACTTAAAGTTTCCCAGCGAGCAAAAGAGTGCAGACAGATGGTTTATCCTTGCCGTTTTGGTGGGATTGTTGCTAATCTCAATTGTCTTAGTAGCATTGCCTGTGATCTTAATTAGAATCCTGTGGAACGCTTTAACAGGCGGTTAA
- a CDS encoding YihY/virulence factor BrkB family protein → MPKPRFFRFFRHLNWRTLKKTFARTIERRLLGLASEIAFNAMLSLFPAILALITAIGLLAESLQATFKQLAIELSQVLPEQALDLIRDFATTEITNSKNSGLFSLSFALAIWTASGAVNTAMTALDQIHQIPPENMRPFWKAKLVSLGLTVGTILLLVLASFLVFTSDWLLGMVVHENASLIFLLHLWQLLRWPLALSIVAVAFGFVYRYGPSKWNSGTPMMPGAILAAVFWAILSALFRLYVANFGNYNKVYGAVGAVIVLMLWLSMSAAVLLIGDQLNVTVGEDMRLKGQLQSPEKY, encoded by the coding sequence ATGCCAAAGCCTCGTTTTTTCCGCTTCTTTCGCCACCTCAATTGGCGCACACTCAAAAAAACTTTTGCCAGGACAATCGAAAGGCGACTTTTGGGACTTGCCTCAGAAATCGCCTTCAATGCCATGCTATCCTTGTTTCCAGCAATTCTTGCTCTGATCACAGCCATTGGCTTATTGGCAGAATCTTTGCAAGCCACCTTTAAACAACTGGCGATAGAACTAAGTCAAGTCCTACCCGAACAAGCCCTGGATCTGATTCGTGATTTTGCCACCACAGAGATTACCAACTCCAAAAACAGTGGTTTGTTTTCTCTGAGCTTTGCATTAGCAATTTGGACTGCTTCTGGGGCGGTGAATACCGCGATGACAGCCCTCGACCAAATTCATCAAATTCCTCCAGAAAACATGCGTCCTTTTTGGAAAGCCAAACTCGTCTCTCTGGGATTAACAGTCGGGACTATATTGCTTTTAGTATTGGCCTCTTTCTTAGTGTTTACCAGTGATTGGCTGCTGGGAATGGTAGTACATGAAAATGCTTCTTTAATCTTCTTGTTACATCTTTGGCAGCTGTTACGCTGGCCTTTAGCTTTAAGTATTGTTGCTGTCGCCTTTGGCTTCGTCTATCGTTATGGGCCCAGCAAGTGGAACTCAGGTACGCCAATGATGCCTGGAGCAATTTTAGCAGCTGTTTTCTGGGCAATATTGTCTGCCCTATTTCGGTTGTATGTGGCGAATTTTGGCAATTATAATAAAGTATATGGTGCTGTAGGGGCTGTGATAGTTTTAATGCTCTGGCTGTCAATGAGCGCTGCTGTGCTGTTAATCGGCGATCAGTTGAACGTGACTGTGGGCGAAGATATGCGCTTAAAAGGGCAGTTGCAATCTCCAGAAAAATATTAA
- the groL gene encoding chaperonin GroEL (60 kDa chaperone family; promotes refolding of misfolded polypeptides especially under stressful conditions; forms two stacked rings of heptamers to form a barrel-shaped 14mer; ends can be capped by GroES; misfolded proteins enter the barrel where they are refolded when GroES binds), whose translation MAKRIIYNENARRALERGIDILAEAVAVTLGPKGRNVVLEKKFGAPQIVNDGVTIAKEIELEDHVENTGVALIRQAASKTNDAAGDGTTTATVLAHAIVKEGLRNVAAGANAIQLKRGIDKATGFLVNKIKEHARPVEDSKAIAQVAAISAGNDEAVGALIAEALDKVGREGVISLEEGKSVTTELEVTEGLNFDKGYISPYFATDAERLEAVLDEPFLLITDKKIALVQDLVPVLEQVARAGRPLLILAEDIEKEALATLVVNRLRGVLNVAAVKAPGFGDRRKAILEDIAILTGGQLITEDAGLRLDATKLDQLGKARRVTITKDSTTLVADGNEAAVKARVEQIRRQIEETESSYDKEKLQERLAKLSGGVAVIKVGAATETELKDRKLRLEDAINATKAAVEEGIVPGGGTTLAHLAPDLENWAKSTLVNEELTGALIVSRALSAPLKRIAENAGQNGAVIAERVKEKDFNVGYDATSGEFVDLFEAGIVDPAKVTRSAVQNAASIAGMVLTTEAIVVDKPEPKDAAPAGPGGGGLGGDFDY comes from the coding sequence ATGGCAAAACGCATCATTTACAACGAAAATGCTCGTCGCGCTCTGGAAAGAGGAATTGACATTCTCGCTGAGGCGGTAGCTGTCACCCTTGGCCCAAAAGGCCGTAACGTTGTTTTGGAAAAGAAATTTGGCGCTCCTCAAATCGTCAATGACGGTGTAACCATCGCTAAAGAAATTGAACTGGAAGATCACGTTGAAAACACAGGTGTAGCCCTAATCCGGCAAGCCGCTTCCAAAACCAATGATGCTGCCGGAGATGGTACTACAACTGCAACCGTTTTGGCTCACGCCATTGTCAAAGAAGGATTGCGGAACGTCGCTGCCGGTGCTAATGCCATCCAACTCAAGCGTGGTATTGACAAAGCCACAGGCTTTCTAGTGAACAAAATCAAAGAACACGCGCGTCCCGTAGAAGACTCTAAAGCGATCGCTCAAGTTGCTGCCATCTCTGCCGGCAACGATGAAGCCGTAGGTGCGCTGATTGCAGAAGCATTAGATAAAGTTGGTCGTGAAGGGGTGATTTCCCTAGAAGAAGGTAAGTCAGTCACCACCGAACTAGAAGTTACAGAAGGGCTGAACTTCGATAAGGGTTATATTTCTCCCTATTTTGCCACAGATGCCGAACGGTTGGAAGCAGTGCTAGATGAGCCATTCCTGCTGATTACAGATAAAAAAATTGCCCTGGTACAAGATTTAGTACCAGTACTAGAGCAGGTTGCCCGTGCAGGTCGCCCATTGCTGATTCTGGCTGAAGACATTGAGAAAGAGGCACTGGCTACCCTAGTAGTAAATCGGCTCCGGGGAGTGTTGAATGTAGCAGCTGTGAAAGCTCCTGGTTTTGGCGATCGCCGTAAGGCTATTTTGGAGGACATTGCCATTCTTACAGGTGGGCAATTGATTACAGAAGATGCCGGTCTAAGGCTAGATGCCACCAAGCTTGACCAACTCGGTAAAGCTCGCCGAGTCACCATAACCAAAGATAGCACGACCCTCGTGGCCGATGGCAACGAAGCAGCCGTTAAAGCCAGGGTAGAGCAAATCCGTCGCCAAATCGAAGAAACCGAATCTTCCTATGACAAAGAAAAGCTGCAAGAACGTTTGGCGAAGCTATCGGGTGGGGTTGCTGTGATCAAAGTTGGTGCTGCCACTGAAACTGAACTCAAAGACCGCAAGCTACGTCTAGAAGATGCCATCAACGCGACAAAAGCTGCTGTTGAAGAAGGCATCGTTCCTGGTGGTGGTACGACCCTGGCCCATCTAGCTCCTGACTTGGAAAACTGGGCAAAATCTACCCTAGTAAATGAAGAGTTGACAGGGGCATTGATTGTGTCTCGCGCCCTAAGTGCCCCTCTGAAGCGGATTGCCGAGAATGCAGGTCAAAACGGTGCCGTAATTGCGGAGCGCGTGAAAGAGAAGGACTTCAATGTGGGCTACGACGCAACCAGCGGCGAATTTGTGGATTTGTTTGAAGCTGGAATTGTTGACCCTGCCAAAGTGACCCGTTCGGCCGTACAGAATGCAGCGTCAATTGCAGGTATGGTGCTGACCACTGAGGCAATTGTAGTTGACAAGCCGGAACCAAAAGATGCTGCTCCTGCCGGTCCCGGCGGCGGCGGCTTGGGTGGTGACTTCGATTACTAA
- the groES gene encoding co-chaperone GroES, producing MAAITLSVSTVKPLGDRVFIKVSESEDKTAGGIFLPDSAKEKPQVGEIVAVGSGKRNDDGTRQAIDIAVGDKVLYSKYAGTDIKLGTEEYVLLSEKDILAIVS from the coding sequence ATGGCCGCTATAACGTTGAGTGTATCTACTGTGAAGCCTCTGGGCGATCGCGTCTTCATTAAGGTTAGTGAGTCAGAAGATAAAACTGCGGGCGGAATTTTTCTACCTGATAGCGCCAAAGAAAAGCCACAGGTGGGTGAAATTGTGGCAGTGGGTTCTGGTAAACGTAACGATGACGGTACTCGTCAAGCGATCGATATTGCAGTTGGCGATAAAGTCCTCTACTCCAAGTACGCAGGCACCGACATCAAGCTTGGTACAGAAGAATATGTCCTGTTGTCTGAAAAAGACATCCTGGCAATTGTTTCATAG
- a CDS encoding HEAT repeat domain-containing protein translates to MNNSDLAQILIRAVEEADSSDRLLDAVQELAAAGIEESVPTLIAALGYNNPGAAVAAVDGLIAIGEAAVPSLLELIDDYNYSARAWAIRALAGIGDVRALDTLLEAAKTDFSLSVRRAAARGLGTLRWHQLPPDKVESVQTQVLEALLLISQDPEWVVRYAAVTSLETLAIAIATTLPDQASRITNQLQQILDKDADLGVRTRVKFAQQKIQQPQHQEVFAPKIKLEDADVSEVPYRGGGRR, encoded by the coding sequence ATGAATAACAGTGACCTGGCCCAAATATTGATCCGTGCTGTAGAAGAAGCTGACTCCTCAGATCGCTTATTAGACGCAGTTCAGGAGTTAGCGGCAGCTGGTATAGAGGAATCTGTTCCCACCCTGATTGCAGCTTTGGGCTACAACAATCCAGGGGCAGCAGTGGCGGCAGTCGATGGGCTGATTGCGATTGGGGAAGCCGCAGTACCATCTCTATTGGAACTAATTGATGACTACAACTACAGTGCTAGAGCCTGGGCGATTCGTGCCTTAGCAGGAATTGGCGATGTCCGGGCACTGGATACTTTACTCGAGGCAGCAAAAACCGATTTTTCCCTAAGTGTACGGCGGGCAGCTGCTAGGGGATTAGGCACTTTGCGCTGGCATCAACTACCACCGGATAAAGTGGAATCTGTTCAGACTCAGGTATTAGAGGCGCTATTACTAATTTCTCAAGATCCAGAGTGGGTAGTACGCTATGCAGCAGTGACCAGTTTAGAAACACTAGCGATCGCTATAGCAACCACTTTACCCGATCAAGCGTCGCGAATTACAAATCAACTTCAGCAAATACTCGATAAAGATGCCGATTTGGGAGTTCGTACCCGCGTCAAATTTGCACAACAAAAAATTCAACAGCCACAACATCAAGAAGTATTTGCACCGAAAATAAAGCTAGAAGACGCTGATGTGTCGGAAGTGCCTTATCGTGGTGGTGGTAGACGGTGA
- a CDS encoding HEAT repeat domain-containing protein has protein sequence MNSSPQKFEDLSSTGNSGDGESLTVEQAIANLESADLGLRFYAAWWLGRFRISETAAVTGLIKALEDEADRTPEGGYPLRRNAARALGKLGDRQAVSPLIACLDCSDFYVREAAAQSLEMLGDPVCVPVLINLLQVGLQGEQLISKQPDLSQPYEAILEALGTLRANEFTHLVKPFLEHPIELVQYAAARAMYQLTQEPVYGERLVQALAGEKLQLRRAVLADLGAIGYLPAADAIAETLAENSLKLISLKGLLEHQVNHTVTSTLSDGAMKVMNLMDSLL, from the coding sequence ATGAATTCCAGTCCGCAGAAATTTGAAGATTTATCATCGACAGGGAACTCTGGCGATGGTGAATCTTTAACAGTAGAGCAAGCGATCGCTAATCTAGAAAGTGCAGATTTAGGTCTGCGGTTTTATGCTGCCTGGTGGTTGGGTAGATTTCGGATATCTGAAACAGCTGCGGTTACAGGATTAATTAAAGCTTTAGAAGATGAAGCTGATCGGACACCAGAAGGTGGATATCCTCTACGACGGAACGCAGCCAGAGCCTTAGGAAAACTAGGCGATCGCCAGGCAGTCTCACCTTTAATTGCGTGTTTAGACTGCTCAGATTTTTATGTCCGGGAAGCGGCGGCACAATCCTTAGAAATGCTGGGCGATCCGGTTTGTGTTCCCGTCTTAATTAATTTATTACAAGTAGGTTTGCAGGGAGAGCAGCTGATATCAAAGCAGCCTGATTTATCTCAACCCTACGAGGCCATATTAGAAGCCTTGGGAACCTTGAGGGCGAATGAATTCACCCATTTGGTAAAACCATTTTTAGAGCATCCAATTGAATTGGTGCAATATGCTGCCGCACGAGCTATGTATCAATTAACGCAAGAGCCAGTTTATGGAGAACGGTTGGTACAGGCTTTAGCTGGAGAGAAATTGCAATTGCGTCGAGCAGTCTTAGCAGATTTGGGAGCGATTGGATATCTACCCGCCGCAGATGCGATCGCCGAGACTCTTGCCGAAAATAGTCTGAAGCTAATTTCTCTGAAAGGATTACTAGAACATCAAGTTAACCACACAGTAACAAGCACTTTGTCAGATGGTGCGATGAAAGTGATGAATTTGATGGACTCGCTGTTGTAG
- a CDS encoding phycobilisome linker polypeptide translates to MVGQISSRTSSRYFRYEVVGLRQSEETEKTNYPIRSSATVFFTVPENRMNQEMQRITRLGGKIVSIQPLNAETKTDSEQSDPPSS, encoded by the coding sequence ATGGTTGGACAAATTAGTAGTAGAACAAGTAGTCGCTACTTTCGGTACGAAGTTGTTGGTCTGCGCCAAAGCGAAGAAACTGAAAAAACCAACTATCCCATTCGTTCTAGTGCCACTGTGTTTTTCACAGTACCAGAGAACCGGATGAATCAAGAAATGCAGCGAATTACTCGCTTGGGTGGCAAGATAGTCAGCATTCAGCCATTGAACGCTGAAACTAAAACAGATAGCGAACAAAGCGATCCTCCTTCTTCATAA